The genomic segment GCATATTAGAACAGACATTCCTGGTAATTCCAAGTGAACACACCTCAAGTGTTCTGTTGTGACGTTAAGTCTATGCTGGttgggttcctgttgtggctcagcagtaaacgaatcccactagtatccatgaagatttgggttccatctctggcctccaatgggtcaaggatatggcatttctgtgagctgtggtgtaggttgcagtctcagctgaaattcggtgttgctgtggctgtggagtaagctggcagctacagctctgattcgacccctagcctggaaacttccatatgctacaagtgtggccctaaaaaaaagtctgTGCTGGTAAGTTAACCTCTTCAGAGCACTTATGATGTCCAGACCGTGAGTTAGCACAGGCTTTTCTGCAACATCCTTAGGGAGCTTAAACTTCTGGTACCCTGGATCTCTCTGGCAGTCTGGTGAAGCCCACGGACCCACTTCTCAGAATCATGTTTTGTGAAGTATAAAACATgtaggactggagttcccattgtggctcagtgggttaagaatctgactagtatccatgaggatgtgggttcaacccctggcctcactcagtgggttaaagatctaatgttgctgcaagctgcagcacagatcatggatgcagctcagatctggcattgctgtggctgtggtgtagaccagcagctacagctccaattgacccccagcctgggaacttccatatgccttgggtgtggccctaaaaaaataaaatatgtagggcTACAAAGAATCCAATTATACTGAAGTACAGCTatcaaaatattcagaaaacaattttatgatAGACTGgtacatgtggtttttttttttagggctgcacccgtggcatatggaagttcccgggctagaggttgaattggagctataactgccggcctacactgcagccacagcaacaccatgggatccaagctgcatctgtgacctataccacagctcagggcaatatcggatcctcaacacactgagccacaacgggaactccctgtgcttttttttttttggctgctccatgccatgtggaaattccaaggccagggactgaacctgcaccacacagcagtgacaatgctgaatccttaacttgctgagctaccagggaactcgtGCATGTGTTTCTTTATTAACACACTCAGTGATGGGACCTGGCTGCAGGTATAAGGAATGATGGAGAACACCCACTACCCGGGATTGCTACCACAAGCCAACAGGCGCTGCTGACCCAACTGAGGCTCGCTTCCAAAGTTCACaaaggaaaatgtgaattttCAACCTGAGTGTAGTGAGGAGTTCACAGACTCTCTGAAGTCCAAGCACAGGTGCCAGGCTAAGAATCCCCATGCCCCGAGGAAGAGCTGTCAATGCCTGGGTGCTGCTGCAGACACCAACCTCCAGGAAGTTCATGATGAGGAAGAACAACAACAGGAAGGTGGGTGCGAAGAGGAGCCGGTCCAGGAGGAGCCTCTGGACGCTGGCCCAGGGGGCCTCAGGAGGGATCCAGTGCTCCAGGAAGAGATAGAAGAAGTGACTCAGCGGCCCTGTGAAGAAGAACCTGAGGCCGGCAGAGGGGGTGAGCGGGACACACCCTTCCTGGGTCCAGCTTTACCTCCCAACCCCGGATCCTGCACCCTGCCTCCCTGAAGTCCCTCAGCCCTGACTGCACAGGTTTGTGAGGTCCTTCTTGAAAATATGCTATGAATTTgcttccagcatttttttttttttttttttgcctctgacaGGCCAGGCTTATTCCTGCCTCGGATCCCCTGCTTGTCACATGGCTGCTTCCTTCCCAACACCACTGGCTTCGAGCGTTCCTCCCAGATGTTCCTGAATAACGAATCTACTACTGTCCCAGCCACTCTATATTCCAGGccctgtttcattttcttcagcgCATTTAGCACTGAATGTCATGAACTCATTTGTTTAGAGTGCCTTCTCTTCACCCCTAGAGGGTAAATGCCATGAAACAGGGTCTGTCTGCTCACTGCTGTGTTTGCAGTacctagaacagggcctggctcagAGAAGGTGCTAGGTAGTAAGCAAATAAATGGATGCTTTGCCTGGTGTTTGAGCTTTTCAGCAAATCCTCTGGGATCGCTAACAGGGCTGACACCTGATGCGCTGGCTTGTCTGTGTTGCTACTATTCATTCTAAAGTGCACAGAGTACTCAGGAGAGGCCTGAACCCAGCCACCAGGTCTAACAGGATGACAGACCTGAGGCTTCAGAAGATCCAGGATCAAAAGATGGGCAGGGGCTCTGAGTGCTTCCAGGTAGACACCAAAAGTCCTTAAACAAGCAGTTCTCACTTGACTGTCCCCTTTCCCTGCCCTTTCACCTTTCATAGAATGTTAAGTGGTCCAGAGCAGGGCTTTTCAcgtagaagaaaatgtaaatcttGGGGATGGAAGCTGAATGGACAAGttcttccaggtgattctgatacccTCTCCCCTcttggggttgggggcggggttaggactttatttacttattttcttttttagctgcccagtggcatatggagttcctgggccagggatcagatccacgcTGTAgatgcaacctacgccacagctgaagtgatgctggatcctcaacccactgtgccagggctggTATCTAACTCAGCGATCCCAAGATGCCACTAatactgttgtgccacagcgggaactccagattttttttttttctttttttggtctttttgtctttttagggccgcacttgcagcatatggaggttcccaggctagggtctaattggagctgtagccgctggcctatgccgaagccacagcaacgccagacctacagcacagctcacggcaatgctggattcttgacctgctgagccaggccagggatcaaacccgcaacctcatggttcccagtcggatttgtttccgctgcgccactatgggaactcctagaactttaAATACATTGTGGAAAAGCTGAGATGACTCAAGTTAGCATGcttacagatataaaaatattacttgTGAATTccgaattaaaaaaacaacacttttATTGCCAAAGACTTCAGAATATCCATCACTGCAAACACTACTGTTGCCAGAGAACTCAGAGTGGATTTAACTGGTAAAACTGCTGAATTTCTGTGCTTTTGTAATTCAAAAAGTGGTTCAGAAATGACAATTTTCAGGATCCctaagtatttcttttctgtatgtttatgCTACAAAAATAGCAACACAAACTAACTGGCTGTATTTGGGTCTGGATTCCTCTTTCAGGATCTGTGGGTCTTGAAGTATGATTTTAGGTTCAGGCCATCCGCTCTCAGGTGTCTCAGCCAAATTAAAAtggccacccccacccacctGTGTAATTCAAACTAAAaaccagggggagggagtgggatggactgggagtttggggatagtagatgcaaactactgcatttggaatggataagtaatgagatcctgctgtatagcacagggaactatatcttgaGATgtaacatgatagaggataatatgactgggccactttgctggacagcagaaattgacagaccattataaattaactataatagaagaaataaaaatcttaaaaataaaaaccaaatgaaaccATAAGTGAAGTTAACCTTATCCACCACTCTGATATTTTCCCCATGATGACATCAATGCTtctgcaaaattatttttccaaattagaCTATGCCAGGTCTTGACCTGAGCTTTGTGGCACTGAGCCTGCTCTTGAGTAAACCAGCCCCTTTGGGGAACTCACCCATAAATGGCATATCTGAGAGGCCCATTGACATCTAGCTTTTGAgaacagctttcttttttctgcttcttctcaATCATCTGGGCCAGGAAGTTCCCAAGTGCTGACAAAATGCCACTGTGGACAGAGAGgtattcagaaaacagaaatgacCTACAGGAGGCATCTGATGTTCCTGCATGAAATTAGCATGGCAGGTCTAAGAACGTGCTTGGGACGGGTAGACATGAACCTTTATTAGAGCAGCCAAAATATAAGTACTCCATCTCAAAAGCTGGAGATGGTAGAACttaatacacatgcacacacacacacacacacacacacacacacacacacaagcacagtAAGATTTCCAATTGGTAGGTTGTATTGATGTCATATCCTGCTTATGATATTATTCTATAATTTTGCAAGAGGCTACTGTGTGGTTATAAAAGGGCAACAGGAAGGatccttatttattcattcatttttttctgcttgtaaGGGCCAAACCCATATcctatgtaaattcccaggctagggatcaaattggagttgcagctaccagcctacaccatagccatagcaagaatctgagctgcgtctttgacatacactacagctcatggcaacactggatccttaacccaaggagcgaggccagggatcgaaaccgaatcctcatggatactagtcatatttgtttctgctgtgccacgatgggaactcccaggagggaTCCTTATGATGAAACTATTTTTGCATTTTGACTATGGTGGTGGATACACACACCTGTACGTGTGTTAAAACTGCATGTAACTAAACATACACACAACCACACACTCATGGATGAGTACAAGAAAAGCTGAGGAAGTCTGAATAGGATCTAGGGATTGTATCCACATCAGTGTCCTGGTTGTGATACTGTACTATAGTTTGACAAAACGTTGCCAATGGGGGAAACTGGGAAAAACAAAAGGGATCTCCCTGAGTTATTTCTtataactgcatgtgaatctacacttatcacaataaaattttcaaaaaaaaggtGGAGACAGGCCTAGGTACTCAAAGGCTTGGTCTACGGCTGCCTTCTAAGAAGATCTCCAatctataaaatgtgaaattCTTAGTAGGGGCAATAAGGACCCTCTTGACCTGATCCTTGGCTACGTGTTCCTCAACCTCTCCTTTGCTCACTGTTCTTTTTCTCCAATGGCACAGACCTTCTTTCCAGGTCTCCATTATTAGCTTGCTCCTccctcaggacctttgcatctACTGTACCCTCTAccctctgctttccttctttgcatggcctgctccctcccttcctcaggcatgtatgtatgtatgcatgtatatatgtgtgtgtgtgtgtgtgtgtgtatggacccactcatagcatgcagaagttagTTTCCGGCCCAGGGATTAAATCCCTTCCACAGCCATGACTGGAGCCATAGTAGTGActatgctaggtccttaacccactgagccaccagggaactctgtcagGCCTCTATTTCAagcttt from the Phacochoerus africanus isolate WHEZ1 chromosome 15, ROS_Pafr_v1, whole genome shotgun sequence genome contains:
- the PXMP2 gene encoding peroxisomal membrane protein 2 isoform X2; its protein translation is MGLGERSVTCHLLLPCGGGILSALGNFLAQMIEKKQKKESCSQKLDVNGPLRYAIYGFFFTGPLSHFFYLFLEHWIPPEAPWASVQRLLLDRLLFAPTFLLLFFLIMNFLEGKDFAAFVAKMKRGFWPALQMNWRVWTPVQFINVNYVPLQFRVLFANVVALFWYAYLASLGK